From Companilactobacillus heilongjiangensis, one genomic window encodes:
- a CDS encoding peptide ABC transporter substrate-binding protein, giving the protein MNFKKKYFLALLPIFLFALVLSGCGNSTEKDNKNTLSISSSDVIATMDSSMNTDVIGAQGLTDTMEGLYRFDGGTLKPAIAKSIVKPTNNGKTYTYHLKKTVWSNGKPVRAQDFVYAWRRTVDPKTASQYAYIYSGIKNADAINSGKKPVNTLGIKALDDYTLQITLENAIPYFNTLMASSTFFPQYKPAVEKAGKQYGLKSKGMVFNGPFKLVNWTVSNNSWTEVKNDKYWNAKIVKLDKVKYYVVKDNNTGLNLYDANRINRLQKISGDTARQVSNYKTFSNDKLAATFYFELNQKKYPFFRNKKIRQAISMSINRKQLTDNVLGKTAGVDNTVVPAGMSFNPETKKDFTKEAALKAPGKYSEYNPKLARKLWKEGLKETGQKNLNFTILGDDTDGAKKQNEYLQGQLEKNLPGLNISLQNVPFKSRLNKSMTGDFDIVVTAWNADFPDPVTFLDLFTTNNPQNDGKYSNKEYDALIKKSKTTDATDPEARWQDLLQAAALLTEDQGAVPLYQTYQANLTRENVKNYRITPNGSYNLATVYKK; this is encoded by the coding sequence ATGAATTTCAAGAAGAAGTATTTCCTTGCATTGTTACCGATATTTCTATTTGCATTAGTTCTGAGCGGGTGTGGTAACTCGACAGAAAAAGATAATAAAAATACACTTTCAATCAGTTCCAGTGATGTTATCGCAACAATGGATTCATCAATGAACACTGATGTTATCGGTGCTCAAGGCTTAACAGACACTATGGAGGGGCTATATCGTTTCGATGGTGGTACATTAAAACCTGCTATTGCTAAGAGTATTGTTAAACCAACTAACAATGGTAAAACTTACACTTATCATTTGAAGAAAACTGTTTGGTCAAACGGCAAACCTGTCCGTGCTCAAGATTTCGTTTACGCATGGCGCAGAACCGTTGATCCAAAGACAGCCTCACAATATGCTTATATTTACTCAGGTATCAAAAATGCCGATGCTATCAACTCTGGTAAGAAACCAGTTAATACTTTAGGTATTAAGGCATTGGACGATTATACATTACAAATTACGCTAGAAAACGCAATTCCATACTTCAATACATTGATGGCTAGTTCAACATTCTTCCCACAATACAAACCGGCAGTTGAGAAAGCTGGTAAGCAATATGGTTTGAAGAGTAAAGGTATGGTCTTCAACGGACCATTCAAGCTAGTTAACTGGACTGTTTCAAACAACAGTTGGACTGAAGTTAAGAACGACAAGTATTGGAATGCTAAGATTGTTAAACTTGATAAAGTTAAATACTACGTTGTTAAGGATAACAATACTGGTTTGAACTTATACGATGCTAACCGTATCAACCGTCTACAAAAGATCAGTGGTGATACAGCTCGTCAAGTTTCAAATTACAAGACTTTCTCCAACGATAAACTTGCTGCAACGTTCTACTTCGAATTGAATCAAAAGAAATATCCTTTCTTTAGAAACAAAAAGATTAGACAAGCTATTTCAATGTCAATTAACCGTAAACAATTAACTGATAACGTTCTTGGTAAGACTGCTGGTGTTGATAATACCGTTGTCCCAGCTGGAATGTCATTTAACCCAGAAACTAAGAAAGACTTTACTAAAGAAGCAGCTTTGAAAGCTCCCGGTAAATATTCAGAATACAATCCTAAACTTGCTAGAAAACTCTGGAAAGAAGGATTGAAAGAAACTGGTCAAAAGAACCTTAACTTCACTATTTTAGGTGACGATACTGATGGTGCTAAGAAACAAAACGAGTATCTACAAGGTCAACTTGAAAAGAACTTGCCTGGATTAAACATTTCCTTACAAAACGTTCCATTCAAATCACGTCTTAACAAATCTATGACTGGTGACTTCGATATCGTTGTTACAGCCTGGAATGCCGATTTCCCAGACCCTGTTACATTCCTTGACTTGTTTACAACAAATAACCCTCAAAATGATGGTAAGTATTCAAACAAAGAATACGATGCTTTAATCAAGAAGAGTAAGACAACTGACGCTACTGATCCTGAAGCTAGATGGCAAGACTTGTTACAAGCAGCTGCACTTTTGACTGAAGATCAAGGCGCTGTTCCGCTATACCAAACTTACCAAGCTAACTTAACTAGAGAAAACGTTAAGAACTACAGAATTACACCAAACGGTAGTTACAACCTTGCCACTGTTTACAAAAAATAA
- a CDS encoding ABC transporter ATP-binding protein, whose translation MADEREVIVSVKNLKQYFNIGKPNEVKAVDDVSFDIYKGETFGLVGESGSGKSTTGRSIIRLYNPTDGHIFFNGQDISKIKAHGPKMKEFRREMQMIFQDPYASLNPRMKVKDIIAEGLDVHGLVKNEQERDARVRELLDMVNLNPEHMTRYPYEFSGGQRQRIGIARALAVDPQFIIADEPISALDVSIQAQVVNLMQDIQKKQGLTYLFIAHDLSMVKYISDRIAVMYRGKIVELADSNEIYNNPLHAYTQSLLSAIPVPDPEIEKQRTRIDFDHKSPFKDDQRLQEVLPGHFLYCSNEEAATYKK comes from the coding sequence ATGGCAGATGAAAGAGAAGTAATCGTATCCGTAAAAAATCTCAAACAATATTTCAACATTGGCAAACCTAACGAAGTCAAAGCTGTCGATGATGTTTCCTTCGATATTTATAAAGGTGAAACCTTTGGACTAGTTGGTGAATCTGGTTCTGGTAAGAGTACTACTGGACGTAGTATTATCAGACTTTACAATCCAACCGATGGTCACATCTTCTTCAATGGCCAAGATATTAGTAAAATCAAAGCGCATGGACCTAAGATGAAAGAATTCCGTCGTGAAATGCAGATGATTTTCCAAGATCCATATGCTTCATTGAATCCCAGAATGAAAGTTAAGGATATTATCGCTGAAGGCCTTGATGTCCACGGTTTGGTTAAGAATGAACAAGAACGTGATGCTAGAGTCCGTGAATTGCTCGACATGGTTAACTTGAACCCTGAACATATGACACGTTACCCTTATGAGTTCTCTGGTGGTCAACGCCAACGTATCGGTATTGCCCGTGCTTTGGCAGTTGATCCACAATTTATTATCGCCGATGAACCTATCTCAGCTCTTGATGTTTCTATCCAAGCGCAAGTTGTCAACTTGATGCAAGATATTCAAAAGAAACAAGGTTTGACTTACCTATTCATCGCCCATGACCTTTCCATGGTTAAATATATCAGTGACCGTATCGCTGTTATGTATCGTGGTAAGATCGTTGAGTTGGCAGATTCCAATGAGATTTACAACAATCCATTGCATGCCTACACTCAAAGTCTCCTATCTGCTATTCCAGTCCCTGATCCAGAGATTGAAAAGCAACGGACAAGAATTGACTTTGATCACAAGAGTCCTTTTAAGGATGATCAAAGATTACAAGAAGTACTACCTGGCCACTTCCTTTATTGCAGCAATGAAGAAGCAGCCACATATAAGAAATAG
- a CDS encoding MFS transporter: MNRWKTSLTERISYGLSDAADNLVFQMMTTYLLFFYTDVFGLTANEVAILFVVARTADVFESLLIGVMIDNTHSKWGKSRPFFLWYSFPYVIFAILTFVTPNFLPHSGKLIWAYVTYLGLGFFYTAVNLPITSILPTMTDNEQETTLLGVIRQFFGSSVQIIVAVFTIPLVSLFGKGDQQKGFLGTIILFGFISLFLILNTFFHVRERYTNKEISHQPLSSVWKMLRANKPWIVISIVIFLYWLTTSIKNQTTIYYFKYIIHNEALVSLANSFTLTALIGVVAIYFVSAKLGKKNTMLLGIIVAFIGQLIITFAAYTENLPILFTGIFINCIGGGFIIGLVSIMIADTIRYGTAMGIQAEGVLASTDDFGVNLGLGLGGLITAESLQISGYVSNKTQTAQTIAAINLNYALIPLVLYVIMFLILLGYNETKIQQAIS; this comes from the coding sequence ATGAATAGATGGAAAACATCTTTAACTGAACGAATCAGTTATGGATTAAGCGATGCGGCAGACAATCTAGTCTTCCAAATGATGACTACTTATCTGCTTTTTTTCTACACTGACGTTTTCGGACTGACCGCTAATGAAGTGGCAATTCTCTTCGTTGTAGCCCGTACAGCTGACGTTTTTGAAAGTTTACTTATTGGAGTTATGATCGACAACACTCACTCTAAATGGGGTAAAAGTCGACCATTTTTCTTGTGGTATTCATTCCCTTACGTTATCTTCGCTATCCTAACTTTCGTTACTCCTAATTTCCTACCACACTCCGGGAAATTAATCTGGGCCTACGTCACTTACTTGGGTCTAGGCTTCTTCTACACTGCAGTTAACTTACCAATCACATCAATCTTGCCAACTATGACTGACAACGAGCAGGAAACCACCCTATTAGGCGTTATCAGACAGTTCTTCGGTAGCTCTGTCCAAATTATCGTGGCAGTCTTTACCATCCCTCTAGTAAGCTTATTTGGTAAGGGTGATCAACAAAAAGGTTTCTTAGGAACGATTATTCTCTTCGGATTCATTTCACTATTTTTGATTCTTAATACTTTCTTCCATGTTCGTGAACGTTATACGAATAAAGAAATCAGTCATCAGCCGCTTTCTTCCGTTTGGAAAATGTTACGGGCAAATAAACCTTGGATCGTTATTTCCATTGTTATCTTCCTGTATTGGCTCACCACTTCTATTAAGAATCAGACAACTATCTACTATTTCAAATATATTATTCACAATGAAGCACTCGTTTCACTAGCAAATAGTTTCACGCTGACGGCTTTAATCGGTGTGGTCGCAATCTATTTTGTTTCCGCTAAACTTGGTAAAAAGAATACGATGCTACTAGGCATTATCGTTGCTTTTATTGGCCAATTAATCATCACCTTCGCAGCTTATACAGAAAACTTACCTATTCTATTTACTGGTATCTTTATCAACTGTATCGGTGGCGGATTTATCATTGGACTCGTTTCCATCATGATTGCGGACACGATTCGCTACGGTACTGCCATGGGTATTCAAGCTGAAGGTGTCCTTGCTTCAACCGACGACTTCGGCGTTAACTTAGGACTGGGATTAGGTGGTTTAATTACCGCTGAATCTCTCCAAATATCCGGCTATGTTTCGAATAAAACTCAGACAGCACAAACTATTGCCGCTATTAATTTAAATTACGCATTAATTCCTTTAGTTTTATACGTCATCATGTTTTTA
- the opp3b gene encoding oligopeptide ABC transporter permease: MAKYILKRIFYLFLTLFIIATLTFFLMKMLPGTPFSNQNRMSPDQLKIVKAQYGLDQSVFVQYLRYMGGLLQGNLGTSFQFNNEPVTALIGQRLAPSMQIGAQAMIVGTVLGILLGAVAAIRKNTWVDTLATFISILGLSIPSFVLAVLLQFYLAYKWHIYPVALWDNFQSSVLPTLALAALPLGNVARFMRTEMVDVMSSDYIELAKSKGNSAWKVVTKHALRNSLIPVVTIIGPMAVSVMTGSMVVENIFSIPGIGEQFVKSITTNDYPTIMGLTIFYSFLLVVIILIVDILYGFIDPRIRLGNGGKE; encoded by the coding sequence ATGGCTAAATATATTCTCAAAAGAATTTTCTACCTGTTTTTGACCCTTTTCATTATTGCAACTTTGACATTCTTCTTAATGAAGATGCTTCCTGGTACACCGTTCTCTAACCAGAACCGTATGTCGCCGGATCAGCTGAAAATTGTTAAAGCTCAATATGGTTTGGATCAATCAGTCTTTGTCCAATATCTACGTTATATGGGTGGTTTGCTTCAAGGTAACCTTGGAACATCATTCCAATTCAACAATGAACCTGTTACAGCTTTAATCGGTCAACGTCTTGCTCCATCAATGCAAATTGGTGCACAAGCTATGATCGTTGGTACAGTCCTTGGTATTTTACTAGGTGCTGTTGCCGCTATTCGTAAAAACACATGGGTTGATACACTTGCTACATTCATTTCAATCTTAGGTCTATCAATTCCATCATTCGTTTTAGCCGTACTACTACAATTCTACTTAGCCTACAAATGGCACATCTACCCAGTTGCTCTTTGGGACAACTTCCAATCAAGTGTGTTGCCAACACTAGCTCTAGCAGCCTTACCATTAGGTAACGTTGCCAGATTTATGAGAACTGAAATGGTCGATGTTATGAGTAGTGATTATATTGAATTAGCCAAATCAAAAGGTAATTCAGCTTGGAAAGTTGTTACAAAGCATGCGCTTCGTAATTCTTTAATCCCAGTTGTTACAATCATCGGACCTATGGCCGTATCTGTTATGACTGGTTCAATGGTTGTTGAGAACATCTTCTCAATCCCTGGTATCGGTGAACAATTCGTTAAATCAATTACAACAAATGACTACCCTACAATCATGGGACTTACAATTTTCTATTCATTCCTATTGGTTGTTATCATCTTGATTGTCGATATTCTTTACGGATTTATCGATCCAAGAATTAGATTAGGAAACGGAGGTAAAGAATAA
- a CDS encoding ABC transporter ATP-binding protein: MDKILEVKDLHVDFDTYNGTVHAIRGVNFHLNAGETLAIVGESGSGKSITVRSILQLLASNATISKGEILYHGDDLLQKSEKEMDKLRGNKISMIFQDPMTSLDPTMTIGKQVAEPLLIHNNVSKKDAMKRAEEVLRLVGIPNPAARMKDYPHQFSGGQRQRIVIAIAIVDYPEILIADEPTTALDVTVQAEIIDLLRELQQKIGTAIIFITHDLGVVAGIADRVAVMYAGRFVEYGSVEDIFYNPQHPYTWGLLDSMPTLDTNENARLNSIPGTPPNLLNPPKGDAFAPRNTYAMQIDEEQQPPFFKVSKNHYAATWLLHPNAPKVTPPAAILNRYKKFEQLGGNAK, encoded by the coding sequence ATGGATAAAATTCTAGAAGTAAAAGATTTACATGTCGACTTTGATACCTATAACGGTACCGTCCATGCAATTCGTGGTGTTAACTTCCATTTAAACGCCGGTGAAACCTTAGCTATTGTTGGTGAATCTGGTTCTGGTAAGTCCATCACAGTTCGTTCAATCTTACAATTGTTGGCTTCAAATGCCACTATTTCTAAAGGTGAAATCCTCTATCATGGGGACGACCTTTTACAAAAAAGTGAAAAGGAAATGGATAAACTTCGTGGAAACAAAATTTCCATGATTTTCCAAGATCCTATGACTTCACTCGATCCTACAATGACAATTGGGAAACAAGTTGCTGAACCACTTTTGATTCACAACAACGTTTCTAAAAAGGATGCCATGAAGCGTGCTGAAGAAGTACTTCGTTTAGTTGGTATTCCTAATCCAGCTGCCAGAATGAAAGACTACCCTCACCAATTCTCTGGTGGTCAACGTCAACGTATCGTTATTGCGATTGCTATCGTTGATTACCCAGAAATTCTAATCGCCGATGAACCTACAACTGCTTTGGATGTTACTGTTCAAGCTGAAATCATTGACCTTTTGAGAGAATTACAACAAAAAATTGGTACTGCCATCATCTTCATCACCCATGATTTAGGTGTTGTTGCTGGTATTGCTGACCGTGTAGCTGTTATGTACGCTGGTCGTTTCGTTGAATATGGTTCTGTTGAAGATATTTTCTACAATCCTCAACATCCATACACATGGGGACTATTAGATTCAATGCCTACCCTTGATACCAACGAAAATGCCCGTTTGAACTCAATTCCTGGTACACCACCAAACTTATTGAATCCACCAAAGGGTGATGCTTTTGCACCACGTAACACATACGCTATGCAAATTGATGAAGAACAACAACCACCATTCTTTAAAGTTTCAAAGAACCACTACGCCGCTACTTGGTTGCTTCACCCCAATGCACCAAAGGTGACACCACCTGCAGCAATTCTCAATCGTTACAAAAAATTTGAACAGTTAGGAGGCAATGCTAAATAA
- a CDS encoding ABC transporter permease, with amino-acid sequence MEQIPDIPKEKFKLVHDENNNEQEKIGTPSLTYLQDVRRRLFSNKVAVVCLTLLSIIVLISIFAPLVAPHNPNAQEVTLSNLPPKLGNLNIPGFNGYQNMGGKMVDAYKQAGAPKNAFYLLGTDYLGRDLLSRIIYGTRLSLVVAILATLVDLIIGVPYGIVSGWKGGRTDTIMQRIVEIVSSVPNLIVVILMMIILKPGLGSIVIAIAITGWVTMARLIRAQTFQLKEQEYILAARTLGESSTKIATKHLIPNLSSTIIIQTMFTIPNAIFFEAFLSFIGIGIPAPNASLGTLLSDGQKAFRFLPYQMWAPAIILSIIMIATNLLGDGLRDAFDPQSSDH; translated from the coding sequence ATGGAACAAATTCCAGACATTCCAAAGGAAAAATTCAAATTAGTTCATGACGAGAATAATAATGAACAAGAAAAGATTGGTACACCTTCTCTAACATACTTACAAGATGTTCGTCGTCGCTTGTTCTCAAATAAAGTCGCTGTTGTTTGTTTAACACTACTTTCAATTATCGTCTTGATTTCAATCTTTGCCCCATTAGTTGCACCTCACAATCCTAATGCTCAAGAAGTTACCTTATCTAACTTGCCTCCTAAACTAGGAAACTTAAACATCCCTGGATTCAATGGTTACCAAAACATGGGTGGTAAGATGGTCGATGCTTACAAACAAGCTGGCGCACCTAAGAACGCTTTCTATCTATTAGGTACTGACTATCTTGGTCGTGACCTATTATCAAGAATCATTTATGGTACTCGTCTTTCACTTGTTGTTGCTATCTTGGCTACACTAGTTGATTTAATCATCGGTGTTCCTTACGGTATCGTTTCAGGTTGGAAAGGCGGCAGAACTGATACAATTATGCAACGTATCGTTGAAATCGTATCTTCTGTTCCTAACTTGATTGTTGTTATCTTGATGATGATCATCTTAAAACCAGGTCTAGGTTCAATCGTTATTGCTATTGCCATCACTGGTTGGGTTACAATGGCGCGTCTGATTCGTGCTCAAACCTTCCAATTGAAGGAACAAGAATATATCTTAGCTGCCAGAACGCTTGGCGAGTCATCAACTAAGATTGCTACAAAGCACTTGATTCCTAACTTGTCTTCAACAATTATTATTCAAACAATGTTTACAATTCCGAATGCCATTTTCTTCGAAGCTTTCCTAAGTTTCATTGGTATTGGTATTCCCGCACCAAACGCATCATTAGGTACACTTTTATCAGATGGTCAAAAAGCCTTCAGATTCTTGCCATACCAAATGTGGGCTCCTGCTATTATCTTGAGTATTATCATGATTGCCACTAACCTACTTGGTGATGGTCTACGTGATGCCTTTGACCCACAATCATCTGATCATTAA
- a CDS encoding DUF1440 domain-containing protein, protein MKLTKDQKVDLKAAIIAGTAAGIISGFVKLGWENVLPPRTPERDAVNPPQTLMEQAGIPTKITRGTYTYSDHQMPWASFLMHFGFSTSFAIIYEVLSEYSPFIRKGSGAIFGLAIWVAFHIGIMPMMKTVPSAKDQPTEEHISEALGHIAWMWTNDIVGRELYRRLTTQK, encoded by the coding sequence ATGAAATTAACTAAAGATCAAAAGGTCGATCTTAAAGCTGCTATTATCGCTGGAACGGCCGCTGGTATTATCTCTGGCTTTGTTAAATTGGGCTGGGAGAATGTCTTGCCTCCACGTACTCCTGAACGTGATGCTGTTAACCCTCCACAGACTTTGATGGAACAAGCGGGGATTCCTACCAAAATTACTCGTGGAACTTACACTTACTCTGATCACCAAATGCCTTGGGCTAGTTTTTTGATGCACTTTGGCTTTTCAACTTCATTTGCAATCATTTATGAAGTACTCTCAGAATACTCACCATTTATCAGAAAAGGCTCTGGTGCCATCTTTGGCCTTGCTATCTGGGTAGCTTTCCATATTGGAATTATGCCTATGATGAAGACTGTCCCTTCAGCAAAGGATCAACCTACTGAAGAACATATTTCTGAAGCTCTCGGTCATATCGCTTGGATGTGGACAAACGATATTGTTGGACGTGAACTTTATCGTCGTTTAACTACGCAAAAATAG